Proteins from a genomic interval of Clostridium cochlearium:
- a CDS encoding type II toxin-antitoxin system RelE/ParE family toxin has product MYEILFSPQAERFFKKLKEKPLKNAYKTALLKLSENPYIGQPKRGDLAGIYGFDVKYKGINYEIAYTISEVDGKKIIVLLAGTRENFYQQLKRYIK; this is encoded by the coding sequence ATGTACGAAATATTATTCAGTCCTCAAGCTGAACGTTTTTTTAAAAAATTAAAGGAAAAACCTTTAAAAAATGCATATAAAACAGCTTTACTAAAATTAAGTGAAAATCCTTATATCGGTCAACCAAAACGTGGTGATTTGGCTGGAATTTATGGTTTTGATGTAAAGTATAAAGGTATCAATTATGAAATTGCCTATACCATAAGTGAGGTTGATGGTAAAAAAATTATTGTGCTTCTTGCTGGAACTCGTGAAAACTTTTATCAACAACTAAAGCGATATATTAAATAG
- a CDS encoding type IV toxin-antitoxin system AbiEi family antitoxin domain-containing protein codes for MHYGYTDRIPLAWQIAVDRDSEKSQYKIDYPLIEVFYIEPKLLEIGLDVIQVEEVEIKIFNRDRTICDVLRYENKLEREVFTNAIKRYIKDPKKNVRNLFEYAKVFNIKNKVQTYIGVWL; via the coding sequence ATGCATTATGGATATACAGATAGAATACCTCTAGCATGGCAAATAGCTGTTGATAGAGACAGTGAAAAAAGTCAGTATAAAATTGACTACCCATTAATAGAAGTCTTTTATATTGAACCAAAATTACTAGAAATCGGCTTGGATGTAATTCAAGTAGAAGAGGTAGAGATAAAAATATTTAATCGAGATCGCACTATATGTGATGTTCTTCGCTATGAGAATAAGTTGGAGAGAGAAGTATTTACTAATGCCATAAAGCGTTATATAAAAGATCCAAAGAAAAATGTGAGGAACTTGTTTGAATATGCTAAAGTTTTTAACATTAAGAATAAGGTACAGACATATATAGGAGTGTGGTTGTAA
- a CDS encoding head maturation protease, ClpP-related, with the protein MGKKNKRFWNFKSLDEKTGELTIYGEISNETWWGDEVTPKEFKSDLDNLGEIDTLNIYINSPGGDVFAGQTIYSILKRHKAHKNVYIDGLAASIASVIAMAGNIIFMPKNAMMMIHNPWTVGMGNADEFRKLAEDLDKIRESLIAAYENHSALTRDEIIEIMDSETWLTATECEEYGFCDVVEEEKNMAASIDKDILARYKNTPKELIEIENDLEVRKQALLKQKLLIELEL; encoded by the coding sequence TTGGGAAAGAAGAATAAAAGGTTTTGGAACTTTAAATCCTTAGATGAAAAAACGGGAGAGTTAACCATTTATGGGGAGATTTCAAATGAAACTTGGTGGGGTGATGAAGTAACTCCTAAAGAGTTTAAATCTGATTTAGATAATTTAGGAGAAATAGATACACTAAATATTTATATAAACTCTCCAGGAGGGGATGTATTTGCAGGTCAGACTATTTATTCCATATTAAAAAGGCATAAGGCACATAAAAATGTATATATTGATGGATTAGCTGCAAGTATTGCGAGTGTCATAGCCATGGCAGGCAATATTATTTTTATGCCCAAAAATGCCATGATGATGATTCATAATCCTTGGACTGTAGGCATGGGTAATGCAGATGAGTTTAGAAAGCTAGCAGAAGACTTAGATAAAATCCGAGAAAGTTTAATTGCAGCTTATGAAAATCACTCTGCACTAACAAGAGATGAGATTATAGAGATTATGGATAGTGAAACTTGGCTAACAGCTACAGAATGTGAAGAGTATGGATTTTGTGATGTGGTAGAGGAAGAAAAAAATATGGCTGCTTCTATAGATAAGGATATATTGGCTAGATACAAAAATACACCTAAAGAGTTAATAGAAATAGAGAATGATTTGGAAGTTAGAAAACAAGCATTATTAAAACAGAAATTATTAATTGAACTAGAGCTTTAG
- a CDS encoding nucleotidyl transferase AbiEii/AbiGii toxin family protein, with product MGNIEASVLARLKNKSKEQGIPLQQLLNLFCQEEFIRRLSGSNYKENLILKGGFLLYSISGFTTRPTVDADYLLKNYSNDLDAIEKLVKEVISSPSNNDFVEFKIRGLEEISEVKEYHGIRVNLTGIIGRTKTPFSIDFGVGDIIVPSPVERTLPVLLPEFKKPEVLTYSLESTVAEKLDAIISLMEATGRMKDFYDIYYLATTFDFEGRKLQEAIYETLSNRGTPYEKDSVAVIARLTKDNQIQKRWDNFCKKILKYELDFTDVVNIIIDFTLPPYESMVDEDEFFKNWSYKDKKYI from the coding sequence ATGGGAAATATTGAAGCATCAGTTTTAGCAAGACTAAAAAACAAATCGAAAGAACAAGGCATCCCATTGCAACAACTACTAAATTTATTTTGTCAAGAAGAATTTATTCGAAGACTTTCAGGGAGTAATTATAAAGAAAATCTTATTCTTAAAGGTGGTTTTTTATTATATTCAATTAGTGGATTTACTACAAGACCAACAGTTGATGCAGATTATCTTTTAAAGAATTATTCAAATGATTTAGATGCTATAGAAAAGCTTGTTAAAGAAGTTATTTCTTCACCTAGCAATAATGATTTTGTAGAGTTTAAAATTAGAGGTTTAGAGGAAATTAGTGAGGTTAAAGAGTATCATGGTATCAGGGTCAACCTTACTGGTATTATTGGAAGGACAAAGACACCTTTTAGTATAGACTTTGGAGTTGGGGATATTATTGTACCTTCCCCAGTTGAAAGAACTCTACCAGTATTACTTCCAGAGTTTAAAAAACCTGAGGTATTAACTTATTCTTTAGAATCTACAGTAGCAGAGAAATTAGATGCGATTATATCTTTAATGGAAGCTACAGGTCGTATGAAGGATTTTTATGATATATATTATTTAGCAACAACATTTGATTTTGAGGGTAGGAAACTTCAAGAAGCAATATATGAAACATTATCTAATCGAGGCACACCATATGAAAAGGACTCTGTTGCTGTAATTGCAAGACTTACTAAAGATAACCAAATTCAAAAGAGGTGGGACAATTTCTGTAAAAAAATATTAAAATATGAACTTGATTTTACTGATGTAGTTAATATAATTATTGATTTTACATTACCACCATATGAGTCAATGGTTGATGAAGATGAATTTTTTAAAAATTGGAGCTATAAAGATAAAAAATATATTTAA
- a CDS encoding phage portal protein — protein MNVFNKLKNIFSPKAEALPEEISLNNRRLLEILGVENSELNYKGKNALKEATVFSCIRILADSIGKLPTKVYKNNNGRQSATEHYLTPILKIRPNTWMSARDFFKALEVQRNIYGNAYAWIEFETVGKNAGHVTGIYPLDSSKVEIYIDDIGLLPHKGRLWYVYTDKKGTQYRIDPDEMLHFKGLTSDGIVGMTPLNQLKNTIENAGAASEYLNNSFKTGLQTKGIIHYIGDLNPEAQRVFRERFEQMASGLKNANRVSLLPIGYQFQPLSLTMADAQFIENTQLTVKQIAAAFGIKNHQINDLDRATHTNVEYQQREFYVDTLMDILTGYEQELTYKLFTNRELEEGYYIKFNVNAILRADPKTRYEGYRIAIQSGFLTANEVRALEEMEAKEGGDRLLINGNMMPIEMAGEQYKRGGDEIGKEE, from the coding sequence TTGAATGTATTTAATAAGTTAAAGAATATATTTAGTCCTAAAGCTGAAGCGTTACCAGAGGAAATATCATTAAATAATAGAAGGCTTTTAGAAATATTGGGAGTTGAAAATAGCGAGCTTAATTACAAAGGTAAAAATGCACTAAAGGAAGCAACTGTGTTTTCCTGTATTAGAATATTGGCTGATAGCATAGGTAAACTTCCTACTAAAGTATATAAAAATAATAATGGAAGGCAAAGTGCGACAGAACATTATCTAACCCCAATTTTAAAGATTAGACCTAATACTTGGATGAGTGCCAGGGATTTTTTTAAGGCTTTAGAAGTTCAGAGAAATATCTATGGAAATGCTTATGCTTGGATTGAATTTGAAACAGTTGGTAAAAATGCAGGTCATGTTACAGGAATATATCCCTTAGATAGTTCTAAAGTAGAAATATATATTGATGATATAGGACTACTACCTCATAAAGGTAGACTTTGGTATGTTTACACCGATAAAAAAGGTACTCAGTATAGGATTGATCCTGATGAGATGTTACATTTCAAGGGACTAACCAGTGATGGGATTGTAGGCATGACTCCATTAAATCAACTTAAAAACACCATAGAAAATGCTGGAGCTGCAAGTGAATATTTAAATAACTCTTTTAAAACAGGACTTCAAACCAAAGGAATTATTCACTATATAGGAGATTTAAACCCAGAGGCCCAAAGAGTCTTTCGTGAAAGATTTGAACAGATGGCCAGTGGACTTAAAAACGCTAACAGGGTATCCCTTCTTCCTATAGGATATCAATTTCAGCCTCTAAGTTTAACCATGGCAGATGCCCAGTTTATAGAAAACACTCAGCTTACCGTAAAGCAAATAGCTGCAGCCTTTGGAATAAAGAACCATCAGATTAACGATTTAGATAGAGCAACTCATACCAATGTAGAATACCAGCAAAGGGAATTCTATGTAGATACACTAATGGATATTCTAACTGGCTATGAACAGGAATTAACATATAAGCTATTTACTAATAGGGAACTTGAAGAAGGCTACTATATTAAGTTTAATGTAAATGCAATACTCCGAGCTGATCCTAAAACAAGATATGAAGGATATAGAATTGCTATTCAATCTGGTTTTCTAACAGCTAACGAAGTAAGAGCATTAGAGGAAATGGAGGCAAAAGAAGGAGGAGATAGACTTTTAATCAATGGAAATATGATGCCTATTGAAATGGCAGGTGAGCAGTATAAAAGAGGTGGTGATGAAATTGGGAAAGAAGAATAA
- a CDS encoding virulence-related protein, with product MDRKEMIKILGEYLGVKPRYLGAPSFHYQIETPKETYIIDREGRIMTSDGTEVEFEELLAGPEDINQAETAEPEEEINYELEIPMDGHSGKTLRNIINIIHSKQPLIKKSLGLEEDLVDSDFVKKLNEEDINSIDSFERALNRIGGDKGHPGIKFNFKEKTFTFKHNGTESAIWLFAGINKQAKRQSYASAIVSPMENEKYTFRSWLNRLGLSGDEYKEIRKELLKNLSGNCAFRIPKEKVKRHEA from the coding sequence ATGGATAGAAAGGAAATGATAAAAATCTTAGGTGAGTACTTAGGTGTGAAGCCTAGGTATCTAGGAGCACCAAGTTTTCACTACCAAATAGAAACACCTAAAGAAACTTACATCATAGATAGGGAGGGAAGGATTATGACATCTGATGGAACAGAAGTAGAATTTGAAGAACTGCTAGCTGGGCCTGAAGATATAAATCAAGCTGAAACAGCAGAGCCTGAAGAAGAAATTAACTATGAACTTGAAATACCAATGGATGGTCACAGTGGTAAGACTTTAAGAAACATCATTAACATAATTCACAGCAAACAGCCTCTTATAAAGAAATCTCTAGGCTTGGAAGAAGACTTAGTTGATAGTGACTTTGTTAAGAAGCTCAATGAAGAAGATATCAACAGCATAGACAGTTTTGAAAGAGCACTTAATAGAATTGGAGGAGACAAGGGCCATCCTGGAATTAAGTTTAACTTTAAAGAAAAGACCTTCACCTTTAAACATAATGGCACTGAATCTGCCATCTGGCTATTTGCAGGAATAAACAAGCAAGCTAAAAGACAATCTTATGCTTCAGCCATAGTAAGTCCAATGGAAAATGAAAAGTACACATTTAGGTCTTGGCTTAATAGACTTGGACTTTCTGGTGATGAGTACAAGGAAATTAGAAAAGAGCTTCTTAAGAACCTATCAGGAAACTGTGCCTTTAGAATTCCAAAAGAGAAGGTGAAGAGACATGAAGCCTAA
- a CDS encoding terminase large subunit has protein sequence MFDEKKAERAVKFISNLKHTKGVWHGVPFDLLPWQDKIIRDIFGTVKEDGYRKYNTAYVEIPKKNGKSELAAAIALYLTCGDGEWGAEVYGCAADRQQASIVFDVAVDMVDQCPALKKRIKPILSQKRLVYMPTASFYQVLSAEAFTKHGLNVHGVIFDELHAQPNRQLYDVMTKGSGDARCQPLFFLITTAGTDRHSICWEVHQKADDILRGKKHDPTFYPIIYGIEDGDDWTDESNWYKANPSLDHTIDIEKVRAAFISAKENPAEENLFRQLRLNQWVKQSVRWMPMHLWDKCSFEVNPEKLKGRECYGGLDLSSSIDITAFVLVFPPIPEDDKYYVLPYFWIPEENLDLRVRRDHVPYDLWKQQGYLQTTEGNVIHYGFIEKFIEELWKDYNIKEIAFDRWGAVQMTQNLEGAGFTVVPFGQGYKDMSPPTKELMKLTLEKKIAHGEHPVLSWMMDNIHVRTDPAGNIKPDKEKSTEKIDGAVALIMALDRAIRNEGSKFDLNEYSTEEMLDKLWG, from the coding sequence ATGTTTGATGAAAAGAAAGCAGAACGAGCAGTTAAATTTATAAGTAACCTTAAACACACTAAAGGTGTATGGCATGGAGTTCCTTTCGACCTTTTACCTTGGCAAGATAAAATCATAAGAGATATATTTGGAACTGTAAAAGAAGATGGTTATAGGAAATATAATACAGCTTATGTGGAAATTCCAAAGAAAAATGGAAAGAGTGAACTTGCTGCAGCTATAGCCCTATATCTTACTTGTGGTGATGGAGAATGGGGTGCTGAAGTTTATGGATGTGCAGCTGATAGACAACAGGCATCTATTGTATTTGATGTAGCAGTAGATATGGTAGATCAATGTCCTGCTTTAAAGAAAAGAATAAAACCAATTCTATCTCAAAAGAGATTAGTGTATATGCCTACAGCTAGTTTTTATCAGGTTCTATCTGCTGAAGCATTTACAAAGCATGGGCTTAATGTTCATGGAGTAATCTTTGATGAATTACATGCCCAGCCTAATAGACAACTTTATGATGTAATGACTAAAGGAAGTGGAGATGCGAGATGCCAGCCACTTTTCTTTTTAATTACTACTGCTGGGACTGATAGGCATTCTATTTGCTGGGAAGTTCACCAAAAAGCAGATGATATATTAAGAGGGAAAAAACATGATCCTACCTTCTACCCTATTATTTATGGAATTGAAGATGGTGATGATTGGACAGATGAATCTAATTGGTATAAAGCCAATCCATCTTTAGACCATACCATTGATATAGAAAAGGTAAGAGCAGCTTTTATAAGTGCAAAGGAAAATCCAGCAGAAGAGAACTTATTTAGGCAACTAAGGCTTAATCAATGGGTAAAGCAATCTGTAAGATGGATGCCAATGCATTTATGGGATAAGTGCTCCTTTGAAGTAAATCCTGAAAAACTAAAAGGAAGAGAATGTTATGGTGGACTTGACCTTTCAAGTTCCATCGATATAACTGCTTTTGTTTTAGTCTTTCCTCCAATACCAGAAGATGATAAATACTATGTACTTCCATACTTTTGGATACCAGAGGAGAACTTAGATTTAAGAGTTCGAAGGGACCATGTTCCTTATGATCTTTGGAAACAGCAAGGCTACCTTCAAACCACCGAAGGGAATGTTATACACTATGGCTTTATAGAGAAATTCATAGAAGAACTATGGAAGGACTATAACATTAAAGAAATAGCCTTTGATAGATGGGGAGCAGTGCAAATGACACAAAACCTAGAAGGTGCAGGATTTACAGTAGTTCCCTTTGGGCAAGGGTATAAAGATATGAGTCCACCTACAAAGGAACTTATGAAATTAACACTGGAAAAGAAAATAGCCCATGGTGAACACCCAGTACTATCTTGGATGATGGATAATATTCATGTAAGAACCGATCCTGCTGGAAATATAAAACCTGATAAGGAAAAATCCACTGAAAAAATAGACGGTGCTGTAGCTTTAATTATGGCCCTAGATAGAGCTATAAGAAATGAAGGAAGTAAATTTGATTTAAATGAGTATTCAACAGAAGAAATGCTAGACAAACTTTGGGGTTAG
- a CDS encoding AbrB/MazE/SpoVT family DNA-binding domain-containing protein, with protein MPTIVMERDIMDRKIISVSKKRQITIPLQFYKHLELGSEVECSLEDGKIVIQPLHREPSEFSVEILKDLVSQGYSGDELVKQFETQSKNIKKAVTNMLEEADTIAAGEKKAANFDDIFGSED; from the coding sequence ATGCCTACAATTGTTATGGAGCGTGATATTATGGATCGTAAAATAATCAGCGTTTCAAAGAAGCGTCAAATTACGATACCTTTACAATTCTATAAACATCTTGAACTTGGAAGCGAAGTTGAATGCTCACTTGAAGATGGTAAAATTGTTATTCAACCTCTTCATAGAGAACCTAGTGAGTTTTCCGTTGAAATACTAAAAGACCTAGTTTCTCAAGGATATTCAGGTGATGAACTAGTAAAGCAGTTTGAAACACAAAGCAAAAATATTAAAAAAGCTGTTACCAATATGCTTGAAGAAGCAGATACCATTGCAGCTGGTGAAAAGAAAGCAGCAAACTTTGATGACATCTTTGGTTCAGAGGACTGA
- a CDS encoding phage terminase small subunit P27 family yields MATRGRKPKPTALKVLEGNPGKRPLNENEPKPKRKAPECPSWLEPEAKKEWERMAKTMEAIGILTEVDMAAFAGYCQAYARWKEAEEFLSKHGTIFKTPSGYIQQVPQISIAQTYLKVMKDFCSEFGLTPAARTRIQVNTEETDTDDPMEKLLRIK; encoded by the coding sequence ATGGCGACACGAGGAAGAAAGCCAAAGCCAACTGCACTAAAGGTCTTGGAAGGGAATCCTGGAAAAAGGCCTTTAAATGAAAATGAGCCAAAACCTAAAAGAAAAGCTCCCGAATGTCCGTCATGGCTGGAGCCTGAAGCTAAGAAAGAATGGGAGCGAATGGCTAAAACGATGGAGGCCATTGGAATACTTACTGAAGTAGACATGGCAGCCTTTGCTGGATATTGTCAAGCTTATGCTAGATGGAAAGAAGCTGAGGAATTCTTATCTAAGCATGGCACTATTTTTAAAACTCCATCAGGATATATTCAACAGGTTCCACAGATATCCATTGCTCAAACATATCTAAAGGTTATGAAAGACTTCTGTTCTGAATTTGGACTTACTCCTGCTGCTCGTACAAGAATTCAGGTAAATACAGAGGAGACAGATACTGATGATCCAATGGAAAAATTACTGAGGATTAAATAA
- a CDS encoding gamma-glutamylcyclotransferase family protein → MKRLYVAYGSNLNLEQMSYRCPTAKVYGKGMLYGYRLLFKGVPGNAYLTIEPYKGKRVPVLIWEVQPKDEIALDRYEGYPSFYYKEDIPVELETGEIVTAMVYIMTNKIKDRIHLNSPSQSYLRTVKEGYKSAGFDLSFIDEAIEISTKRGK, encoded by the coding sequence ATGAAAAGACTATATGTTGCTTATGGTTCAAACCTTAACCTAGAGCAAATGAGCTACCGATGTCCTACTGCCAAGGTTTATGGAAAGGGAATGCTCTATGGCTACAGGCTGCTTTTTAAAGGTGTACCTGGAAATGCCTATTTAACCATTGAACCCTACAAAGGTAAAAGAGTACCAGTACTTATATGGGAAGTTCAGCCTAAAGATGAAATAGCCCTTGATAGGTATGAAGGCTATCCTAGCTTTTACTACAAAGAAGATATACCAGTGGAACTTGAAACTGGAGAAATTGTAACTGCCATGGTTTACATTATGACCAATAAGATTAAGGATAGAATTCACTTAAATTCTCCAAGTCAAAGTTATTTAAGAACTGTAAAGGAAGGATACAAAAGTGCTGGATTTGATTTGAGTTTCATTGATGAAGCCATTGAAATCAGCACAAAGAGGGGAAAATAA
- a CDS encoding amidoligase family protein, whose amino-acid sequence MAERDFLKGNFGIEIELTGITREKAAKIVAEHLGGSIQKQYDYYDSYKVTAPDGRDWKIMYDGSLRCQRKVNGQKVAAGREYSVELVSPILTYEEDIETLQEIVRKIRKAGGFPNSTAGIHIHLDGADHTPRSLRNFVNIIYARNDLLYDSLQIERERMRYCKKMDKDLVERMNKKKPKTFKEIEDIWYKGYGSSRDRHYHESRYHFLNLHSFFNGVGTVELRGFNGTLHAGKIRSYIVLALAINNQALTQKSASTKKPQIENPKFAMRTWLNRIGLIGDEFKNCREHLTKRLEGSAAWRFRRAA is encoded by the coding sequence ATGGCAGAGAGAGATTTTTTAAAAGGAAACTTTGGAATTGAGATTGAACTAACAGGAATTACAAGAGAAAAGGCAGCAAAAATTGTGGCAGAGCATTTAGGGGGAAGCATTCAAAAACAGTATGATTACTACGATAGCTACAAAGTTACTGCACCAGATGGAAGGGATTGGAAGATTATGTATGACGGAAGCTTGAGATGCCAAAGAAAAGTAAATGGGCAAAAGGTTGCAGCAGGAAGAGAATACAGCGTAGAGCTAGTAAGCCCAATCCTAACCTACGAAGAAGACATTGAAACTTTGCAGGAGATAGTAAGAAAAATCAGAAAGGCAGGAGGTTTTCCAAACTCAACAGCAGGAATACATATACACCTAGATGGGGCTGACCATACACCAAGAAGCTTAAGAAACTTTGTAAACATCATCTACGCTAGAAACGATTTGCTTTACGATAGCCTACAAATTGAAAGGGAAAGGATGCGTTACTGCAAGAAGATGGATAAGGATTTAGTGGAAAGAATGAATAAGAAAAAACCTAAAACCTTCAAAGAAATCGAGGACATTTGGTACAAAGGCTACGGCTCCAGTAGAGATAGACACTACCATGAAAGCAGATACCATTTCCTAAACCTTCACAGCTTTTTCAATGGAGTAGGAACAGTAGAGCTTAGGGGATTTAACGGAACCCTTCATGCAGGAAAGATTAGAAGCTACATTGTTTTGGCTTTAGCAATAAACAATCAAGCCTTGACCCAAAAGAGTGCCAGCACCAAGAAGCCACAAATTGAAAATCCAAAGTTTGCAATGAGAACTTGGCTAAACCGAATAGGACTTATCGGGGATGAATTTAAAAACTGCAGAGAGCACTTAACTAAACGCCTAGAAGGAAGTGCAGCTTGGAGATTTCGAAGAGCCGCATAG
- a CDS encoding site-specific DNA-methyltransferase yields MKTTEELKLINIDELIPYANNARTHSKDQINKLRSSLREFGFINPILIDKDYNILAGHGRVMAAREEGIKEVPCVLVEHLTEAQKKAYILADNRLAMDAGWDDEMLALELENLKELDFDMDLTGFDTAEIDELFSNIHDKDVQDDDFDVDAALAEEPISKQGDIWLLGRHRLICGDSTKAEIYEKLMEGKKANLCVTDPPYNVNYTAGSENERKIKNDNMEDKNFYEFLLASFKNIFNSLDDGAAAYIFHADTEGLNFRKAFKDAGFHLANVCIWAKQLLVLGRSDYQWQHEPILYGWKPTGKHRWYADRKQTTIWNFDRPTKSELHPTMKPVPLVAYPIQNSSMSNCIILEPFAGSGSTLIACEQLGRICYAIELDEKYADVIVKRYIEYVDSYEEVFIIRDGEKVPYKGLMKSTRN; encoded by the coding sequence TTGAAAACAACAGAAGAATTAAAACTAATTAATATAGATGAGTTGATACCTTATGCAAATAATGCTAGAACCCATAGTAAAGACCAAATTAATAAATTGAGAAGTAGCCTTAGAGAATTTGGTTTTATAAATCCCATCCTTATAGATAAGGATTATAATATCTTAGCTGGCCATGGCAGAGTAATGGCAGCAAGGGAAGAAGGAATAAAAGAAGTTCCCTGTGTGTTAGTGGAACATCTGACAGAGGCCCAGAAGAAGGCATACATTTTAGCGGATAACAGATTAGCTATGGATGCAGGCTGGGATGATGAGATGTTAGCTTTAGAATTAGAAAATTTAAAAGAACTGGATTTTGATATGGACCTTACAGGCTTTGATACTGCAGAAATAGATGAGCTTTTTAGTAATATCCACGATAAAGATGTGCAGGATGATGATTTTGATGTAGATGCAGCTTTAGCAGAAGAGCCTATTTCAAAACAGGGTGATATTTGGCTACTTGGAAGGCACAGACTTATTTGTGGAGATAGTACCAAGGCAGAAATTTATGAGAAACTAATGGAAGGAAAGAAAGCAAATCTCTGTGTTACAGACCCTCCTTACAATGTGAATTATACAGCTGGAAGTGAAAATGAGAGAAAAATTAAAAATGACAATATGGAAGATAAAAACTTTTATGAATTCCTATTAGCTTCATTTAAAAATATATTTAATTCTCTTGATGATGGTGCTGCAGCTTATATATTCCATGCAGATACAGAAGGGTTAAATTTTAGAAAGGCTTTCAAGGATGCAGGATTCCATCTTGCTAATGTGTGTATTTGGGCCAAGCAATTATTGGTATTAGGTCGTTCTGATTATCAATGGCAGCACGAGCCTATTCTTTATGGGTGGAAACCTACGGGAAAGCATAGATGGTATGCAGATAGAAAACAAACAACTATCTGGAATTTTGATAGGCCTACAAAATCAGAACTTCATCCAACTATGAAACCAGTACCTCTTGTAGCTTATCCGATCCAAAATAGCAGTATGAGTAATTGTATTATATTAGAGCCTTTTGCTGGCAGTGGTTCTACTTTAATTGCCTGCGAGCAGTTAGGAAGAATTTGTTATGCTATAGAACTTGATGAAAAATACGCAGATGTTATTGTGAAAAGATATATTGAGTATGTTGATTCTTATGAAGAAGTTTTTATAATAAGAGACGGAGAGAAAGTACCATATAAAGGGCTTATGAAATCTACTAGAAACTAA
- a CDS encoding phage major capsid protein, which translates to MSKELRELLQNLEEKKAKVRSLLGEDKVAEAEDLMEEVRALQKKVTLQQELEAAEKFDMEDATPLNDTDKDLEAEYKQVFLKGLRKQRITADDYSIINEYKAAMHEGGVSTDSDGDTGIIVPEDIQTRINELMRSMNDLSKIIRVEKVNTLSGSRVLEKDEDMVPFQVVDEYGEIKEIDNPKFTPVTYKLVKRAGFLPITNELLKDSDQNIIAYVTRWIAKKHVVTKNSLIIEILKSLSSKDLKDIKAIKKVLNVDLDPALSLSSKIITNQDGFQWLDEQEDGNGRPLLQDDITQPGKKLFKGRPIVVLANRTLPSTGTTTVKATFIVGNFKELMVLFNQGVYELASTTTGGDAWRRDTTELRTITRDDCVKWDTDAAVFGKLTISTTGA; encoded by the coding sequence TTGAGTAAAGAATTAAGAGAACTACTTCAAAACCTAGAAGAAAAGAAAGCAAAGGTAAGAAGTCTACTTGGAGAAGATAAAGTAGCTGAAGCTGAAGATTTGATGGAAGAGGTAAGAGCACTACAAAAGAAAGTGACCCTTCAGCAGGAATTAGAAGCAGCTGAAAAGTTTGATATGGAAGATGCCACACCACTTAATGATACCGATAAAGACTTAGAAGCAGAATATAAACAAGTATTTTTAAAAGGCTTAAGGAAACAGAGAATTACTGCAGATGATTATAGCATTATTAATGAATATAAAGCTGCTATGCATGAAGGTGGAGTAAGCACTGACTCTGATGGAGATACGGGAATTATTGTCCCAGAGGATATTCAAACAAGAATTAATGAGCTTATGAGAAGCATGAATGATTTATCTAAGATTATTAGAGTAGAGAAGGTAAACACACTATCTGGTTCTAGGGTTTTAGAAAAAGATGAGGATATGGTTCCTTTTCAAGTGGTAGATGAGTATGGAGAAATTAAAGAAATTGATAATCCTAAATTTACACCAGTAACATATAAGCTTGTGAAAAGAGCAGGTTTTTTACCAATTACTAATGAGCTATTAAAGGATAGCGACCAAAATATTATAGCCTATGTAACAAGATGGATAGCCAAGAAGCACGTAGTAACTAAAAATAGTTTAATTATAGAGATATTAAAATCTCTATCAAGTAAAGATTTAAAAGACATTAAGGCTATTAAAAAAGTATTAAATGTAGATTTAGATCCTGCATTAAGTCTATCCAGTAAAATCATCACAAATCAAGATGGATTCCAATGGCTAGATGAACAGGAAGATGGTAATGGCAGACCACTACTTCAAGATGATATTACTCAACCTGGAAAGAAACTATTTAAAGGTAGACCAATTGTAGTATTAGCCAATAGAACATTACCTTCCACTGGAACTACCACAGTAAAAGCTACATTTATAGTTGGAAACTTTAAAGAGCTAATGGTTCTATTTAATCAAGGAGTTTATGAATTAGCTTCTACAACTACTGGTGGAGATGCTTGGAGAAGAGATACTACTGAACTTAGAACTATTACAAGAGATGATTGTGTGAAATGGGATACAGATGCAGCAGTATTTGGAAAGCTTACTATCTCAACAACTGGAGCATAG